In Anaerolineales bacterium, the following proteins share a genomic window:
- a CDS encoding aldo/keto reductase, translated as MELRAIPNTPFQVSTLCLGTMTFGIPVGEAEAIRLTHYALEHGINFIDTANIYEGYTRFVGSPGGVAEEILGKALIGKRHKVVLATKVGMKIGPSDDDQGLSKVHIQREIERSLSRLKCDYVDLYYMHRPDPSTSLIESVEAFSNLVKTGKTRAWGVSNFSDRQLSDLLKVCDENSWCRPVVVQPAYSLLKREVENELLPLCQGEHIGVIPYQVLQGGVLSGKYRRGQLIPRDSRQVEKPEWTLHLTEANFDLLEHIEAEAQVRGRSLMQHALKALLEQPTVVSLIVGVKRVEQLIDLIAAVEDC; from the coding sequence ATGGAACTGCGGGCGATCCCAAACACACCCTTCCAGGTTTCCACACTGTGCCTGGGGACGATGACCTTTGGTATCCCGGTTGGCGAGGCCGAGGCCATCCGCCTGACTCATTATGCTCTGGAACATGGTATTAACTTTATTGACACAGCCAACATATACGAGGGTTACACCCGCTTCGTCGGTTCCCCGGGCGGGGTGGCTGAGGAGATCCTGGGGAAGGCGCTGATTGGCAAGCGGCACAAAGTTGTCTTGGCGACCAAGGTCGGGATGAAGATCGGCCCGTCGGACGATGACCAGGGGTTGAGCAAGGTACACATCCAGCGAGAGATCGAGCGCTCGCTTTCCCGGTTGAAATGTGATTATGTTGACCTCTATTACATGCACAGGCCAGATCCGTCTACCTCGCTGATCGAATCCGTTGAGGCTTTTAGCAATTTGGTGAAAACCGGTAAGACTCGTGCCTGGGGGGTTTCCAACTTTTCAGACAGGCAGCTTTCTGATCTACTCAAGGTATGCGACGAGAACAGCTGGTGTCGACCGGTCGTGGTCCAGCCGGCTTATAGCCTGCTTAAGCGCGAGGTAGAAAACGAGCTCCTGCCACTGTGCCAGGGCGAGCATATCGGAGTAATTCCATACCAGGTGCTGCAAGGCGGTGTGCTTAGTGGAAAATACCGGCGCGGCCAGTTAATTCCAAGGGATTCCCGTCAGGTTGAGAAACCCGAGTGGACTCTACACCTAACTGAGGCCAATTTCGACTTGCTCGAGCATATTGAAGCAGAAGCCCAGGTCAGGGGCCGCTCCCTGATGCAACATGCTTTGAAAGCCTTACTGGAACAACCGACGGTCGTTTCACTTATCGTTGGCGTCAAGCGTGTGGAACAGCTTATCGATTTGATCGCTGCGGTTGAAGACTGCTGA
- a CDS encoding peptide ABC transporter substrate-binding protein yields the protein MSVMPEDGVLIRVVNLKKYYPIHEGFFANVRRWIKAVDDISFEIHKGETLGLVGESGCGKTTTARAILQLQPPTAGEVFLEDIELTQLSFQKMRQLRTRMQIVFQDPYASLNPRHSVEHIIGEPLIIHHMLSGKALHQRVAELLTLVGLDPAYVRRFPHEFSGGQRQRIMIARALSVNPDFLVCDEPISALDVSIQAQVVNLLQSLQEQLGVAYLFVAHDLSMVKHISHRIVVMYLGHCMESTDRNTLFDDPLHPYTQSLTSAVPIPNPKLERKRQRIILKGEPPSPANPPTGCVFHPRCLLAAEICKTDIPEFKEIYPGHYVACHLADAAGHSKIPESALIDQDQG from the coding sequence ATGTCCGTGATGCCTGAGGATGGGGTTCTGATCCGCGTCGTGAATTTAAAAAAATATTACCCGATTCACGAGGGGTTTTTCGCCAATGTTCGTCGTTGGATCAAAGCGGTTGATGATATCTCATTTGAAATTCATAAAGGCGAGACCTTGGGATTGGTCGGTGAAAGTGGTTGCGGTAAGACCACCACAGCACGGGCTATTCTTCAATTGCAACCACCAACAGCTGGAGAAGTATTCTTAGAAGACATTGAGTTAACCCAGCTTAGTTTTCAAAAAATGCGTCAGCTGCGTACTAGAATGCAAATTGTCTTCCAAGATCCGTATGCTTCATTAAATCCACGCCATTCGGTCGAACATATTATCGGAGAGCCATTGATCATCCATCATATGCTATCTGGAAAGGCTTTACACCAACGGGTGGCAGAATTACTTACCCTTGTGGGGTTGGACCCTGCATACGTGCGTCGTTTTCCGCATGAGTTTTCGGGAGGTCAAAGACAGCGTATCATGATCGCCCGTGCGCTTTCTGTGAACCCTGATTTCTTGGTTTGTGACGAGCCAATCTCAGCACTGGATGTATCTATTCAAGCCCAGGTGGTCAACCTGCTTCAATCCCTGCAGGAACAGCTTGGCGTGGCTTATTTATTTGTCGCTCATGATTTGAGTATGGTCAAGCATATCTCGCACCGTATTGTAGTCATGTATTTAGGTCATTGTATGGAATCGACTGACCGCAACACCTTATTTGATGATCCACTACACCCATACACCCAGTCCCTAACTTCAGCAGTGCCCATACCTAATCCAAAGCTCGAGCGCAAACGACAAAGGATCATCCTTAAAGGTGAACCGCCCAGCCCTGCAAATCCACCAACTGGTTGTGTTTTCCATCCCCGCTGCCTGCTCGCTGCAGAAATCTGCAAAACGGATATTCCTGAGTTTAAAGAAATCTATCCTGGCCATTATGTCGCCTGCCATCTGGCTGATGCTGCAGGTCACAGTAAAATCCCCGAGTCTGCCCTCATCGACCAAGATCAGGGATAG
- a CDS encoding DNA-binding response regulator — protein sequence MRVIICDDQAIVRDGLELLLKLEKDMSVVGLAQDGAEAIEMVSKFSPDLVLMDLKMPGMNGVESTRRICTEYPSVKVLVLTTFDDDEWVFDAIRAGASGYLLKDTPREKLIEAIRGTMIGKTYVDPIVAGKLLDQVASQQEQPQTLITDKLSEREVDVLRLIALGFSNTEIADRLHLSEGTVRNHVSSIFSKLDVSDRTQAAIIAIKHGLDR from the coding sequence ATGAGGGTAATTATTTGTGATGATCAAGCCATTGTGAGGGATGGATTGGAATTATTATTGAAACTCGAAAAAGATATGTCTGTGGTTGGTTTAGCTCAGGATGGTGCTGAAGCAATTGAGATGGTATCCAAATTTTCCCCCGATCTGGTGTTGATGGATTTAAAAATGCCAGGTATGAATGGTGTGGAATCTACCCGGAGAATCTGCACAGAATATCCATCGGTGAAGGTGCTGGTTTTAACCACATTCGATGATGATGAGTGGGTTTTCGATGCCATTCGAGCTGGAGCATCTGGTTATCTGCTGAAAGACACTCCCCGCGAAAAACTGATTGAAGCCATCCGCGGAACCATGATTGGGAAAACCTATGTGGATCCGATCGTGGCGGGAAAATTGCTAGATCAGGTTGCAAGCCAACAGGAACAACCTCAGACTTTGATCACCGATAAGCTCTCCGAGCGAGAAGTGGATGTTCTGCGATTGATCGCCCTTGGATTTTCCAATACGGAAATCGCAGACAGGTTGCATCTATCTGAGGGTACGGTGCGAAATCATGTCAGTTCAATCTTTTCTAAACTCGATGTTTCGGATCGTACGCAAGCAGCGATTATTGCGATAAAGCATGGGCTGGACAGATAA
- a CDS encoding pyridine nucleotide-disulfide oxidoreductase: protein MAYINDAARQVPVITETDVLVVGSGPGGLAAAISSARAGVDTMLVERFGCLGGNLTIVGVEGIAWYRKEGTIDVEGIGIEFEQRAKVIGATSPEPQSKSEAINAEMFKYVADVMVQEAGVIPLLHSVVIDTIIEDSIIKGVIIHNKSGRQAILAKRVIDATGDADLAFFSGAPYKKTPKEEMLSVTVMFSVSGVNRKRFLEYVKGNPTTYKDWGKNWDMQTDGKEDDLFSPYLEHPFNQARELGVIPKGLTSIGGTWSTITDYGEATYLNMIHMTNYDGTDVWDLTKAEIDGRYQALQAIKALRHFAPGFEEAELRNYGMTVGIRDTRKIIGWYELTEHDVKNQARFEDSIGIFPEFIDGYGVLILPTTGRYYQVPFGILVPKNVENLLIAGRCVAGDKISHASVRNMMCCTVTGQGAGVAAAVSVKDGVKTSEVKINHLQKALEKQGVRIK, encoded by the coding sequence ATGGCTTATATCAATGATGCAGCAAGGCAGGTGCCGGTTATTACCGAGACAGATGTACTGGTAGTAGGAAGCGGTCCGGGTGGATTGGCTGCGGCAATAAGCTCAGCCCGCGCTGGTGTTGATACCATGCTTGTGGAGCGATTCGGTTGCCTGGGTGGCAATCTCACCATTGTAGGAGTGGAAGGTATCGCATGGTACCGTAAAGAAGGAACCATTGATGTAGAAGGAATCGGTATTGAATTTGAGCAACGCGCCAAAGTTATAGGTGCAACCAGCCCAGAGCCCCAATCCAAGAGTGAGGCGATCAATGCAGAGATGTTCAAATATGTGGCAGATGTGATGGTTCAAGAGGCAGGCGTTATTCCCCTACTTCACAGCGTTGTGATTGATACCATCATAGAAGATAGCATAATCAAGGGTGTTATCATCCACAACAAATCTGGCAGACAAGCAATTTTGGCAAAGCGGGTGATTGATGCTACCGGGGATGCAGATTTGGCATTTTTCTCCGGTGCCCCTTACAAAAAAACTCCCAAAGAAGAAATGCTTTCTGTGACGGTGATGTTTTCAGTTTCGGGGGTGAACAGGAAGCGCTTTCTTGAATATGTAAAAGGAAATCCTACCACCTATAAGGATTGGGGCAAGAATTGGGATATGCAAACAGATGGAAAGGAAGATGACCTTTTCAGCCCTTATCTTGAACATCCATTTAATCAGGCGCGTGAGCTAGGAGTAATCCCAAAAGGTCTCACGAGCATCGGAGGTACTTGGAGTACCATCACTGACTATGGAGAAGCCACATATCTCAATATGATCCATATGACAAATTATGATGGCACGGATGTATGGGATCTGACCAAGGCAGAGATCGATGGAAGGTATCAAGCACTTCAGGCGATTAAAGCTTTACGACACTTTGCTCCTGGTTTCGAAGAAGCCGAATTGAGGAATTATGGTATGACCGTGGGGATTCGGGATACCCGCAAAATTATTGGCTGGTATGAGCTGACCGAGCATGATGTAAAAAACCAGGCCCGTTTTGAAGATTCAATCGGCATATTCCCTGAGTTCATCGATGGCTATGGCGTCCTGATCCTTCCCACCACGGGCCGATACTATCAGGTTCCCTTTGGGATTTTGGTACCAAAAAACGTGGAAAATTTACTAATTGCAGGACGTTGTGTGGCGGGCGATAAGATTTCACACGCCTCGGTACGCAATATGATGTGCTGCACGGTGACTGGCCAGGGTGCAGGTGTGGCAGCCGCGGTCTCGGTAAAGGATGGCGTAAAAACCAGCGAAGTTAAGATTAATCACCTTCAAAAGGCTCTTGAAAAGCAAGGGGTTCGAATTAAGTAG
- a CDS encoding sugar ABC transporter permease, protein MAKIKALTREIRRGWSGYLFIAPGYLAFFMFMLAPILFAISLSFYKASFDIGARQFVGLSQYVQLSKDPVFKRALVNTISYAFVIVPATVFISLVIAFLIDPLGRKAQAFFRGAFYIPGVAGGVVLSVVFLWIFNPTYGVLNYLLGLVGMKPILWLATPPHSFQAVCAVVLTFTIGAPIILFEAGLAGISQDILDAATVDGANYLQKAWFIRLPLLRPVLLFVLATQTIQVFQLWEVIYMVTGGGPYNTSTSLVYLIFQTAFLNSNYGKASAIGVVLMVIILFFTAIQLRFWRSTDI, encoded by the coding sequence GTGGCAAAAATCAAAGCGCTTACCAGGGAAATCCGTAGGGGCTGGTCGGGTTATCTTTTTATCGCTCCAGGTTACCTGGCATTTTTTATGTTCATGCTGGCTCCGATCCTATTTGCAATCAGCCTGTCATTCTATAAAGCATCATTTGATATCGGCGCTCGACAATTTGTTGGTCTCAGCCAGTACGTCCAATTGAGTAAGGATCCGGTCTTTAAACGAGCGCTTGTCAATACCATCAGCTATGCTTTCGTCATTGTTCCGGCAACCGTCTTTATATCTCTTGTCATCGCTTTTTTGATTGATCCACTGGGGCGTAAGGCGCAGGCATTCTTCCGCGGCGCGTTCTACATCCCAGGTGTAGCCGGAGGGGTGGTTCTCTCTGTGGTTTTCCTGTGGATCTTCAATCCGACTTATGGCGTATTAAACTATCTGCTGGGTTTAGTAGGGATGAAGCCAATCTTGTGGCTGGCAACGCCCCCCCACAGCTTTCAGGCAGTCTGCGCAGTGGTGTTGACATTCACCATAGGTGCACCGATCATCCTGTTCGAGGCCGGACTGGCGGGCATCTCTCAGGACATCCTGGATGCTGCAACCGTAGACGGAGCTAATTATTTACAAAAAGCCTGGTTCATCCGGCTGCCACTGCTTCGACCAGTCTTGCTGTTCGTCCTGGCCACCCAGACAATCCAGGTCTTCCAACTCTGGGAGGTAATTTATATGGTGACTGGCGGTGGGCCATATAACACTAGCACATCACTGGTTTACCTGATCTTCCAGACAGCTTTCCTGAACAGTAATTATGGGAAAGCATCTGCGATAGGTGTTGTATTGATGGTCATCATCTTATTCTTCACAGCCATCCAGCTCCGCTTCTGGCGGAGCACGGATATATAA
- a CDS encoding DNA-binding protein has protein sequence MLLKDSTLLKSKNVTEILNISHSKAYHLMQIGEIPTVRIGKFLRIRSEDLIKYIEANTYTFSQYFE, from the coding sequence ATGTTATTAAAAGACAGCACACTATTAAAATCAAAAAACGTTACTGAAATATTAAACATCAGCCATTCGAAGGCATATCATCTTATGCAAATAGGTGAAATCCCAACTGTTCGGATAGGAAAATTTCTGCGTATCCGATCGGAGGATTTAATAAAATATATTGAAGCAAACACTTATACATTTAGCCAATATTTTGAATAG
- a CDS encoding alanine--glyoxylate aminotransferase, whose protein sequence is MNTYTDLNTPERILLGPGPSMVPPRVLQAMAHPLVGHLDPQFIVLMKEVQELLRYVFQTKNLMTLPVSGTGSAGMEAAVANLIEPGDSIMVGVNGYFGERICEMASRYGAVVHRLDKPWGDVFTPQEIDTALTQKKAKVVALVHAETSTGALTPLEGMAEIVHKHGALLLIDCVTSLGGIPIKIDDWDIDIAYSGTQKCLSCPPGLAPITIGHRAQEALHQRKTKVANWYLDMTMLEHYWGEERTYHHTAPISMNFGLREALRLVQEEGLEARFLRHRTNSEFLWNELEHLNLNLIVPLDHRLPSVTTVAVPDGVIDAEIRRRLLEEYNIEIAGGLGSFKGKVWRIGLMGYSSRKENVALLISALSRVL, encoded by the coding sequence ATGAACACTTACACTGATCTAAACACCCCCGAACGCATTCTGCTTGGCCCGGGTCCGAGCATGGTTCCCCCGCGTGTTCTTCAAGCCATGGCGCATCCACTGGTTGGTCACCTCGACCCGCAATTTATTGTCCTTATGAAAGAGGTCCAAGAATTATTACGCTACGTCTTTCAAACAAAAAATCTCATGACCTTACCTGTATCAGGTACTGGAAGCGCTGGCATGGAAGCTGCGGTTGCCAACTTGATCGAACCGGGCGATTCCATCATGGTTGGTGTGAACGGTTACTTCGGTGAGCGAATATGTGAAATGGCGAGTCGTTATGGTGCTGTTGTTCATCGCCTGGATAAACCTTGGGGGGATGTATTTACACCACAGGAGATTGATACAGCATTGACTCAAAAGAAGGCCAAGGTTGTCGCACTTGTGCATGCAGAGACCTCAACAGGTGCATTGACCCCCCTGGAAGGTATGGCTGAGATTGTCCACAAGCATGGAGCATTATTATTAATCGACTGTGTCACTTCGCTAGGTGGGATTCCGATCAAGATTGATGACTGGGATATTGATATTGCTTACAGTGGCACCCAGAAGTGCTTAAGCTGCCCGCCCGGATTGGCACCTATCACCATCGGGCACCGCGCTCAGGAAGCCCTCCACCAGCGAAAAACAAAGGTAGCCAACTGGTACCTGGATATGACCATGCTCGAGCATTACTGGGGTGAAGAGCGTACCTACCATCACACCGCCCCTATCAGCATGAATTTTGGTCTTCGGGAAGCATTACGTCTGGTTCAAGAAGAGGGATTGGAGGCACGATTTTTACGCCACAGGACGAATAGCGAATTTCTTTGGAATGAATTGGAGCATCTCAACCTGAACTTGATTGTCCCACTTGATCACCGGCTGCCTTCTGTCACTACTGTGGCAGTACCAGATGGTGTTATCGATGCCGAGATCCGCAGGAGACTCCTGGAGGAATACAACATTGAAATTGCCGGTGGTTTAGGATCTTTCAAGGGCAAGGTTTGGCGCATTGGGCTGATGGGTTATTCATCACGCAAGGAAAATGTTGCTCTTCTGATATCAGCTTTGTCACGCGTGCTTTAA
- a CDS encoding ABC transporter permease, producing the protein MLRYFLNKLALSILLLLGVLALVFLMLRVTGDPAALMMPREASPQEIEAFREKMGFNRPLGVQFVDFMSKAVVGNFGNSLHYNTPALPLVVQRLPATVELAAVGLLMALFIGVPLGLVGGFNPGSLIDSFGRLLGLLGQCIPNFWLALILILIFAVRYGWFPAFGRDEPKSVILPAFVLGLAVMSQILRMTRSTVLEVRSEDYIRTARSKGLNSRTIYFKHVLRNVSIPLVSLIGVQFCYMLSGSVYIETIFAWPGMGRLLQESIGWRDFPLVQALAVFTSVVVITLNLATDLAYALLDPRIRYGK; encoded by the coding sequence ATGTTGCGCTATTTTTTGAATAAACTAGCTCTTTCCATCCTTTTGCTCCTCGGCGTACTGGCTTTGGTATTTCTCATGCTTCGCGTCACTGGAGATCCTGCTGCTCTCATGATGCCACGCGAAGCCTCGCCGCAGGAGATCGAGGCCTTTCGTGAAAAAATGGGTTTCAACCGACCTCTCGGGGTACAGTTTGTTGACTTTATGTCAAAAGCGGTCGTCGGTAATTTTGGCAATTCCCTTCATTACAACACACCCGCCTTGCCCCTGGTGGTACAACGATTACCAGCCACAGTTGAATTGGCAGCTGTTGGGCTTCTCATGGCTCTTTTTATTGGCGTTCCATTAGGTCTTGTGGGAGGTTTTAACCCTGGAAGTTTGATCGACTCATTTGGCCGTTTGCTTGGTTTGTTGGGACAATGTATCCCCAATTTCTGGCTTGCACTTATCCTTATCCTTATCTTCGCTGTTCGCTATGGTTGGTTTCCTGCTTTTGGTCGGGATGAACCCAAATCGGTGATCCTGCCAGCGTTTGTGCTTGGGTTGGCTGTTATGAGTCAAATCCTCCGCATGACCCGTTCTACTGTTTTGGAAGTACGCAGCGAGGACTACATTCGAACTGCACGCAGCAAAGGACTTAATTCACGTACGATCTACTTCAAACATGTGCTTAGGAATGTCTCCATCCCTCTAGTGAGCCTGATTGGAGTACAGTTCTGTTATATGCTTAGCGGTTCTGTCTACATCGAAACGATTTTCGCTTGGCCTGGAATGGGGCGGTTGCTTCAAGAGTCAATCGGCTGGCGAGATTTTCCACTCGTTCAGGCATTAGCGGTATTCACTAGTGTGGTGGTGATTACTCTGAATCTCGCAACCGATCTGGCTTATGCATTGCTTGATCCAAGGATCCGTTATGGCAAGTAA
- a CDS encoding peptide ABC transporter ATP-binding protein — protein sequence MSLILEVKDLITKFYTVDGVVNAINGVSFNLFEGETLAVVGESGSGKSVSMLSLLGLIRMPPGRIEGGEALFHGSHGTRDLLKLTQKELNDVRGGQISFVFQDAQMSLNPILRIGDQISETLTQHMGLNKEQAHARSIELLTEVGIPDPQLRYGNYPFEFSGGMRQRVMIAIAIACNPQIVIADEPTTALDVTIQAQMVNIFKRLRKKLGMAIIWITHDLGVVAGLAERVLVFYGGRVVESALVDDLYEHPAHPYTIGLLQALPRLDTKESRRLVSIEGTPPDLLIPLRNCPFAWRCKYVFERCWKEIPQLYPVGENHMTACFYDLEKGDVRDA from the coding sequence ATGTCATTGATTCTGGAGGTTAAGGATCTCATAACCAAATTCTATACTGTGGATGGTGTCGTTAATGCCATTAATGGGGTTAGTTTTAATTTATTTGAGGGCGAAACCCTGGCTGTCGTGGGTGAGAGTGGCAGTGGTAAGAGCGTTTCCATGTTGTCACTGCTTGGACTGATTCGTATGCCTCCAGGCCGGATTGAAGGTGGGGAAGCCCTATTCCATGGCTCGCATGGGACACGTGATTTGCTGAAACTCACTCAAAAGGAATTAAATGATGTGCGAGGAGGGCAAATCAGTTTTGTTTTTCAAGATGCACAAATGTCACTTAATCCCATCCTCAGGATCGGTGATCAGATCTCAGAGACACTCACCCAACACATGGGATTAAACAAGGAACAGGCGCATGCCCGATCGATTGAACTGCTAACCGAGGTTGGAATCCCAGACCCGCAATTACGTTATGGTAATTATCCATTTGAATTTTCTGGTGGGATGCGCCAACGAGTGATGATTGCCATTGCTATCGCCTGTAACCCGCAAATCGTCATTGCTGATGAACCAACGACAGCCCTGGATGTAACCATCCAAGCCCAAATGGTTAATATTTTCAAACGATTGCGCAAAAAACTGGGAATGGCAATTATATGGATCACTCATGACCTTGGAGTGGTAGCCGGGTTGGCTGAGCGGGTTCTCGTCTTCTACGGAGGGCGGGTCGTGGAGAGTGCTCTAGTAGACGACTTGTATGAGCACCCTGCCCATCCCTATACGATTGGGCTTCTTCAAGCACTGCCCCGGCTGGATACAAAGGAATCTCGCCGGCTAGTAAGTATTGAAGGCACCCCACCGGATTTGCTGATCCCACTTCGGAATTGTCCGTTTGCCTGGCGGTGCAAGTATGTATTTGAACGCTGTTGGAAAGAAATCCCACAACTATACCCGGTTGGTGAAAATCATATGACCGCCTGTTTCTACGACCTGGAGAAAGGCGATGTCCGTGATGCCTGA
- a CDS encoding DNA-binding response regulator, which yields MTVIRILIADDHPIIREALRTLIRTDPGMELVGEAVNGTDAVEKARTLKPNVILMDLVMPEKDGIQAISEIKEKDPSVSILVLTSFSEEDKVFPAIRAGALGYLLKDSSPQELLQAIYNVHQGKASLHPSIALQLMREINRPSDLPPAKDPLSERELEVLKLVAQGLTNHEIAERLYISEWTVSSHVRNILGKLHLANRTQAALYALREGLADLKKPNL from the coding sequence ATGACTGTTATCCGGATCTTGATCGCAGATGACCATCCAATTATTCGGGAGGCTCTCCGTACGCTGATTCGCACAGATCCTGGCATGGAATTGGTCGGAGAAGCTGTGAATGGCACGGATGCTGTTGAAAAGGCGAGGACTCTGAAACCGAATGTGATATTAATGGATTTAGTGATGCCGGAAAAAGATGGTATCCAGGCAATTAGTGAGATCAAGGAAAAAGATCCGTCTGTGTCCATCCTTGTCTTAACAAGTTTTTCAGAGGAGGATAAAGTATTTCCGGCTATTCGAGCTGGTGCATTAGGTTACTTACTAAAAGATTCTTCTCCTCAAGAACTGCTTCAGGCTATTTACAATGTCCATCAAGGCAAAGCCTCCCTGCATCCGAGTATTGCCCTGCAATTGATGCGAGAAATTAACCGGCCATCAGATCTGCCCCCTGCAAAGGATCCTTTGAGCGAGCGCGAGCTGGAAGTGCTTAAGCTGGTTGCCCAGGGATTGACCAATCACGAAATCGCAGAGCGCTTGTATATAAGTGAATGGACTGTTTCATCTCATGTCAGAAATATACTTGGAAAATTACATTTGGCTAATCGAACCCAAGCTGCTCTTTATGCACTGCGAGAGGGGCTTGCGGATCTAAAAAAGCCAAACCTATAA
- a CDS encoding peptide ABC transporter permease: protein MHCLIQGSVMASNALTPQSDSLLTSQNTLKDKLGYLLRLLRRDRSGIIGLIMFTIVLFAAVFSRNISTQDPLKQQLSAGRMAPAWTVGGSWSHPFGTDSLGRDLYSRVVYGARVSLTVAFFGVLIAATLGMVLGLIAGYFGGKTDTIIMTPINLILSLPYLLFVVFIASILGRSLINVILIFGITDSPIFARVTRGEVLRIRESAYVESAVSAGARWGRILFSHILPNLIGPIITLATFEMSAMIFYEAGLGFLGLSVPPTVPSWGNMLAEGRKYLANYPWLTTFPGLAIMFTSMAMNLLGDWLRDVLDPRLRRARK from the coding sequence ATGCATTGCTTGATCCAAGGATCCGTTATGGCAAGTAATGCCTTGACCCCTCAATCCGACAGCCTGCTCACCAGTCAAAACACATTGAAGGATAAGCTGGGCTATTTATTGCGCTTGCTCCGGCGAGACCGGAGCGGCATCATTGGTCTAATCATGTTCACCATAGTCCTTTTTGCTGCAGTCTTTTCCCGCAATATCTCCACCCAGGATCCTTTAAAACAGCAACTAAGCGCCGGTAGAATGGCTCCAGCATGGACTGTAGGCGGCTCCTGGAGTCATCCATTTGGCACAGACAGCCTCGGCAGGGACTTATATAGCCGAGTTGTTTATGGGGCACGTGTATCATTAACTGTCGCTTTCTTCGGCGTATTAATTGCCGCTACGCTTGGTATGGTCCTTGGTTTAATAGCAGGCTATTTCGGGGGAAAAACAGATACCATTATCATGACCCCAATCAATCTGATTCTATCATTACCTTACCTTCTTTTTGTTGTATTTATTGCTTCCATCCTGGGGCGGAGCCTGATCAATGTGATCCTGATTTTTGGAATCACAGATTCACCTATTTTCGCCCGCGTGACACGCGGTGAAGTATTACGCATCCGCGAAAGTGCATATGTAGAGTCAGCAGTCAGTGCCGGCGCGCGTTGGGGTCGGATCCTTTTTTCCCACATCTTGCCCAATCTTATCGGTCCGATCATTACCTTAGCCACATTTGAAATGTCTGCAATGATCTTCTATGAAGCCGGCCTTGGATTTTTAGGTTTGAGTGTACCTCCTACGGTGCCTAGTTGGGGCAACATGTTAGCTGAGGGACGCAAGTACCTGGCAAATTATCCCTGGTTAACCACTTTCCCCGGTTTAGCTATCATGTTCACCTCGATGGCGATGAACCTGCTTGGTGATTGGTTACGCGATGTCCTTGACCCCCGCTTACGACGGGCAAGGAAGTAA
- a CDS encoding sugar ABC transporter permease, which yields MLIILAVTFLLPLYWMFTGSFKLQTVTMAVPPELFPSHPTLENWSQLFSGPWPIWRWVFNSVVVSLLTVVLVLIVSALTGYGFGKKKFPGSNVLFVILLSTMFLPNQVILIPLFLLVRAFHLTSTTGGTYFAMAMPMIASPFGIFLIKQFCSTIPDELIDAARIDGASEWDVFYRIVLPLLKPVLAALAIFTFNQAWNYFMWQMVIAQNKFQYTIPVGVSIISRTPASGKMLTDIGLTMAGGSFGALFMIVFFIAFQQYFIKGITFGAVKG from the coding sequence ATGTTAATCATCCTGGCTGTCACATTCCTGCTACCACTCTACTGGATGTTCACTGGTTCATTCAAGCTACAGACTGTAACCATGGCTGTACCCCCGGAATTATTTCCGTCCCACCCGACGCTTGAAAACTGGTCGCAACTCTTTAGTGGTCCCTGGCCGATCTGGCGCTGGGTGTTCAACAGCGTGGTGGTTTCATTGCTGACGGTAGTTCTGGTTCTCATCGTTAGTGCGCTTACTGGTTATGGCTTTGGGAAGAAAAAGTTCCCCGGGTCAAATGTCCTGTTTGTGATCCTTCTCTCCACGATGTTCCTACCTAACCAGGTTATCCTCATCCCGCTTTTCCTGCTGGTAAGGGCGTTTCATCTCACATCCACAACAGGTGGAACATATTTTGCAATGGCCATGCCGATGATCGCCTCGCCGTTCGGTATTTTCCTGATCAAGCAGTTTTGCAGTACCATCCCCGATGAGTTGATCGATGCAGCGCGCATTGACGGCGCTTCCGAATGGGATGTATTCTACCGCATTGTTCTCCCACTGCTGAAACCAGTCCTGGCTGCCCTGGCTATCTTCACCTTCAACCAGGCCTGGAACTATTTTATGTGGCAGATGGTTATCGCTCAAAACAAATTTCAATACACCATTCCGGTGGGGGTCTCGATCATCTCACGCACTCCTGCATCCGGCAAGATGCTCACAGATATCGGTTTGACCATGGCGGGCGGTAGCTTTGGAGCGTTGTTCATGATCGTCTTTTTTATCGCCTTCCAGCAGTATTTCATTAAGGGCATCACTTTTGGAGCTGTAAAAGGATAA